In Vanacampus margaritifer isolate UIUO_Vmar chromosome 18, RoL_Vmar_1.0, whole genome shotgun sequence, a genomic segment contains:
- the tekt3 gene encoding tektin-3, whose translation MELTASYVRPKTSHFLPAITTMASSYRNTQSANHSANQWRTSSYYKNDGTVPTLQRGVPDLIRADTMFYPSNRSTLSTRYTPDDWFKSNQGNYRQSEASRNSAERLRRDTMRLIQDKEQLTRRTQENTSKNIGERLNDIAFWRAELSHEVDNVVGETAALAEVKRRLERALAETERPLQVSQECLYHREKRMAIDLVHDDVEKDLIKEVEVIKSCQTRMRQHLERATAQLALNRAAQHELERDLSDKVTAQRIDDRCHHLRNTSDGIGYFRGIERLDPLVSLPASWSKFTDDNVLRSQGQRAASRKLRDEIEALLGVTSGEMWSQFNNVNVSFTSRVAQTADARNSLQAHLAKTLQEIFQTEMLIESLKKALRDKESPLKVAQTRMEERTRRPNVELCRDNPHHRLVEEVRVIEDTIRKLQERLLEAEGSLQSLLRTKVTLEHSLSIKANSLFLDQEKCMSIRKTFPSVPRLTGYT comes from the exons ATGGAGCTGACAGCCTCGTATGTTCGACCCAAGACCAGCCACTTCCTCCCCGCCATCACCACCATGGCGTCCAGCTACCGAAACACGCAGTCCGCCAACCACAGCGCCAACCAGTGGAGAACCAGCAGCTACTACAAGAACGACGGCACCGTCCCCACTTTGCAGCGAGGCGTCCCGGATCTCATTCGCGCAGACACCATGTTCTACCCGTCCAACCGCAGCACGCTGAGCACCCGCTACACACCCGACGACTGGTTCAAGTCCAACCAGGGCAACTACCGCCAGTCGGAGGCGTCTCGCAACAGCGCGGAGCGGCTCCGGCGCGACACAATGCGTCTGATCCAGGACAAGGAGCAGCTGACGCGCCGCACGCAGGAGAACACCAGCAAGAACATCGGCGAGCGCCTCAACGACATCGCCTTCTGGCGGGCGGAGCTGAGTCACGAGGTGGACAACGTGGTGGGAGAGACGGCGGCGCTGGCTGAGGTCAAGAGGCGGCTGGAGAGGGCCTTGGCTGAGACCGAGCGGCCGCTTCAG GTGTCCCAGGAATGTCTGTACCACCGGGAGAAGCGCATGGCCATCGACCTGGTCCACGACGACGTCGAGAAGGACCTGATCAAG gaagtggaggtAATAAAATCCTGTCAGACTAGGATGAGGCAACATCTGGAGAGAGCCACAGCCCAGCTGGC GTTGAACCGCGCGGCGCAGCACGAGCTGGAACGAGACCTGAGCGACAAAGTGACGGCGCAGAGGATAGACGACCGCTGCCATCACCTGAGGAACACATCGGACGGCATCGGCTACTTCCGCGGCATCGAACGGCTCGACCCCTT GGTCTCCCTGCCGGCGTCGTGGTCCAAGTTCACCGACGACAACGTGCTGCGCTCGCAGGGCCAGCGCGCCGCCTCGCGCAAACTACGCGACGAGATCGAGGCGCTGCTCGGCGTCACCTCCGGCGAAATGTGGAGTCAGTTCAACAACGTCAACGTGTCCTTCACCAGCCGCGTGGCGCAGACGGCCGACGCCAGAAACAGCCTACAGGCGCACCTTGCCAAG ACCCTGCAGGAGATTTTTCAGACTGAGATGCTCATAGAGTCCCTGAAGAAAGCTCTGCGGGACAAAGAGAGCCCGCTGAAGGTGGCCCAGACCAGAATGGAGGAGCGCACCCGCCGGCCCAACGTGGAGCTCTGCAGGGACAACCCGCACCACAG GCTGGTGGAGGAGGTTCGAGTGATCGAGGACACCATCCGTAAGCTGCAGGAGAGGCTGCTGGAGGCCGAGGGCAGCCTTCAGTCTCTGCTGAGGACCAAAGTGACGCTGGAGCACAGCCTCTCCATCAAGGCCAACTCGCTTTTCCTGGACCAGGAGAAGTGCATGAGCATACGCAAGACCTTCCCCAGTGTGCCGCGACTCACGGGATACACTTGA
- the pmp22b gene encoding peripheral myelin protein 22b — MLLLLLGIVLLHIAALVLLFVSTIVSVWTSSDIGTSDLWTNCSIVNGGYRCDGASTGEWIQAVQALMILSIIFSCLALLLFFCQLFTLQKGGRFFITGTFQILASLFVMSGAIIYTVMSPEWVPATDEFGYSYILAWVAFPLALISGLIYVILRKRE; from the exons ATGCTGCTGCTTCTCCTGGGCATCGTCCTCCTGCACATCGCCGCTCTGGTGCTCCTCTTCGTCTCCACCATAGTCAGC GTGTGGACCTCGAGTGACATCGGCACCTCGGACCTGTGGACCAACTGCTCCATCGTCAATGGGGGCTACCGTTGCGATGGCGCCTCCACTGGAG AGTGGATCCAGGCGGTCCAGGCCCTGATGATCCTGTCCATCATCTTCAGCTGCCTGGCGCTCTTGCTCTTCTTCTGCCAGCTCTTCACCCTGCAGAAGGGCGGACGCTTCTTTATCACCGGAACCTTCCAGATCCTTGCCA GTTTGTTTGTGATGAGCGGCGCCATCATCTACACGGTGATGAGTCCGGAGTGGGTGCCGGCGACGGACGAGTTTGGGTACTCCTACATCCTGGCGTGGGTGGCCTTCCCCTTGGCGCTGATCAGCGGCCTCATCTACGTCATCTTGAGGAAGCGAGAATGA